One genomic segment of Longimicrobium sp. includes these proteins:
- a CDS encoding helix-turn-helix transcriptional regulator, whose translation MPREKQQITYTHAMPASADEVLNQLGQNIAAARLRRRWRQADLAAKAGITRATVIAIEHGRAGTGIGAYVAVLWALGLHADVARIAAPDRDVEGATLEAARLGTRARRPAPLDDDF comes from the coding sequence ATGCCTCGCGAAAAGCAGCAGATCACCTATACCCACGCGATGCCGGCCTCGGCTGACGAAGTGTTGAACCAGCTCGGCCAGAACATCGCCGCCGCGCGGCTCAGGCGCCGGTGGCGACAGGCCGACCTGGCCGCGAAGGCGGGGATCACGCGCGCGACCGTGATCGCCATCGAGCATGGGCGCGCGGGCACCGGCATCGGCGCCTACGTGGCCGTTCTCTGGGCGCTCGGCCTCCACGCCGACGTGGCGCGGATCGCCGCACCGGACCGGGACGTGGAGGGAGCCACGCTCGAGGCCGCGCGGCTGGGCACGCGCGCCCGGAGGCCGGCGCCCCTGGACGACGACTTCTGA
- a CDS encoding ABC transporter substrate-binding protein: MPRRIGRTVARAAACLALAAAAACTDSTGADDREVVLGGVFSLTGNWATLGVASQAAMELAVADVNAYAAGRGITFRADVRDSKLDPATALAALQSLRAAGVQVVIGPQSSAELATLKPYVDANPVMMVSQSSTAGTLAVANDRIFRFTAADSLEGVAAAALMWDDGVRAVIPLWRGDAGNQGLHTATAASFAARGGSASAGVEYAASATSFAATLTALSTQVQQALAGRPASQVAVYYAGFDETTDVFALAAADPVLGSVRWYGADGIAQSSALLARPAAVAFAEKVGFPAPLFGLAPSAQAKWQPLAARIKARTGADPDAFALAVYDAVWVAAQAYLASPRSVSTDELAARFVATAGSFYGATGWTVLNAAGDRRYADFDFWAVRPSGAAHAWTRVAGYDTGAGTLTRF, translated from the coding sequence ATGCCGCGGCGCATTGGCAGGACCGTTGCGCGCGCCGCCGCCTGCCTGGCTCTTGCGGCGGCCGCCGCCTGCACCGACAGCACCGGCGCGGACGACCGCGAAGTGGTGCTGGGCGGCGTCTTTTCCCTCACCGGCAACTGGGCCACGCTCGGCGTGGCCAGCCAGGCGGCGATGGAGCTGGCCGTGGCCGACGTGAACGCGTACGCGGCCGGGCGCGGCATCACCTTCCGCGCGGACGTGCGCGACAGCAAGCTCGACCCGGCCACCGCGCTGGCAGCGCTGCAGTCGCTGCGTGCGGCCGGCGTGCAGGTGGTGATCGGGCCGCAGTCCAGCGCGGAGCTGGCCACGCTCAAGCCGTACGTCGACGCCAACCCCGTGATGATGGTGAGCCAGTCGAGCACAGCGGGCACGCTGGCCGTGGCGAACGACCGCATCTTCCGCTTCACCGCCGCCGACAGCTTGGAGGGCGTGGCCGCGGCGGCGCTGATGTGGGACGACGGGGTCCGCGCCGTCATTCCCCTCTGGCGCGGCGACGCCGGCAACCAGGGGCTGCACACGGCCACGGCGGCGAGCTTCGCCGCGCGGGGCGGGAGCGCGTCGGCGGGGGTGGAGTACGCGGCCTCGGCCACGAGCTTCGCGGCCACCCTCACCGCGCTGTCCACGCAGGTGCAGCAGGCGCTGGCCGGCCGCCCCGCCAGTCAGGTGGCCGTGTACTACGCCGGGTTCGACGAGACCACCGACGTGTTCGCGCTGGCCGCGGCGGACCCGGTGCTCGGCTCGGTGCGCTGGTACGGCGCCGACGGCATCGCCCAGAGCAGCGCCCTGCTCGCGCGCCCCGCCGCCGTGGCGTTCGCCGAGAAGGTGGGCTTCCCCGCCCCGCTGTTCGGGCTTGCCCCGTCCGCGCAGGCGAAGTGGCAGCCGCTGGCCGCGCGCATCAAGGCGCGCACGGGCGCGGACCCCGACGCGTTCGCGCTGGCCGTGTACGACGCGGTGTGGGTGGCGGCGCAGGCGTACCTCGCCTCGCCGCGCTCCGTGTCCACCGACGAGCTGGCGGCGAGGTTCGTGGCCACGGCCGGGTCGTTCTACGGCGCCACGGGCTGGACGGTGCTGAACGCCGCGGGCGACCGCCGGTACGCCGACTTCGACTTCTGGGCGGTCCGCCCCTCCGGCGCCGCGCACGCGTGGACGCGCGTCGCCGGCTACGACACGGGCGCGGGCACGCTCACCCGCTTCTGA
- a CDS encoding AAA family ATPase: MIRTAIHDAAVSAAKANSHPAVEPRHVLFALAKRFREREDCQAFFAPAKRALEPPGSSYGATPKLSDEANALLDTIKSDDDGVAALRKAFEGGEAAAGGASQTQTTEQAAGQTAATTATTTPPAETVADILAELDSLVGLGPVKGQVRKVIAVVQANTEREKAGLKAVQPGLHLVFTGPPGTGKTTVARIIARLYAAVGALPGSKFTEASRSDLVAGYVGQTAIKTQEVISKTRPGVLFIDEAYALTPRFDSDFGHEAISTLVKAMEDHRKDFAVIVAGYEEEMTDFIESNPGLRSRFKTYVNFPDYSPEELTEIFGRMAKDVGLELGEGAQETAARVFAKAADKPGFGNARFARSLFEQAYARMAARAAHDGAVTIEELTTLLPEDIDDDMSMLSRETRRIGF, from the coding sequence CTGGCCAAGCGCTTCCGCGAGCGCGAGGACTGCCAGGCGTTCTTCGCGCCCGCCAAGCGCGCGCTGGAGCCGCCCGGCAGCTCGTACGGGGCCACGCCGAAGCTCTCCGACGAGGCCAACGCGCTGCTCGACACCATCAAGTCCGACGACGACGGGGTGGCCGCGCTGCGGAAGGCGTTCGAGGGGGGCGAGGCGGCGGCCGGCGGGGCGTCGCAGACGCAGACCACCGAGCAGGCGGCCGGCCAGACCGCGGCCACCACGGCCACCACCACGCCGCCGGCCGAGACGGTGGCCGACATCCTGGCGGAGCTCGACAGCCTGGTGGGGCTGGGGCCAGTAAAGGGCCAGGTGCGCAAGGTGATCGCGGTGGTGCAGGCGAACACCGAGCGCGAGAAGGCCGGGCTGAAGGCGGTGCAGCCCGGCCTCCACCTGGTGTTCACCGGCCCGCCGGGGACGGGGAAGACGACGGTCGCGCGCATCATCGCCCGGCTGTACGCGGCGGTGGGGGCGCTGCCGGGGTCGAAGTTCACCGAGGCCAGCCGCTCGGACCTGGTGGCCGGCTACGTGGGCCAGACGGCCATCAAGACGCAGGAGGTGATCAGCAAGACGCGGCCGGGCGTGCTGTTCATCGACGAGGCGTACGCGCTGACGCCGCGCTTCGACTCGGACTTCGGCCACGAGGCCATCTCCACGCTGGTGAAGGCGATGGAGGACCACCGCAAGGACTTCGCGGTGATCGTGGCCGGCTACGAGGAGGAGATGACGGACTTCATCGAGTCCAACCCCGGCCTGCGCAGCCGCTTCAAGACGTACGTCAACTTCCCCGACTACTCGCCGGAGGAGCTGACCGAGATCTTCGGGCGGATGGCGAAGGACGTGGGGCTGGAGCTGGGCGAGGGCGCGCAGGAGACGGCGGCGCGGGTGTTCGCCAAGGCCGCCGACAAGCCCGGCTTCGGCAACGCGCGGTTCGCCCGCTCGCTCTTCGAGCAGGCGTACGCGCGGATGGCGGCGCGCGCGGCCCACGACGGCGCCGTCACCATCGAGGAGCTGACCACGCTCCTCCCCGAGGACATCGACGACGACATGTCGATGCTCTCGCGCGAGACGCGCCGCATCGGGTTCTGA